A window of Haliscomenobacter hydrossis DSM 1100 contains these coding sequences:
- a CDS encoding eIF2A-related protein — protein sequence MKKITLLALLLVQNLVLLAQKPQLVPPMGHSYIVSEVAISPDGKYVLTAGGYPDNTVLLWTEGGQLLKILDGHQNNVSDAEFSADGKYIFTLESKTRTLNLWDNQGKKLRKLPDLDILAVCFSTDSQHVLGGDFDGNIKRFDLNGKLVQTIKASDREINKVICSKDGRYLAAGDYGGIIRIFNQAGELLNTLDGHGQYAINALAFSPDGQKILSGGYNYKVRLWDWRNNKVIKEIDQHRTVISTVAFSPDGAYLATAGSSENDVFLWDKQGNLLQKFQEDRINDLDFTPDGKALLMAPWSKSAKSYDLNGQHINSYSNDASPVTSVGFSPFAPDSIFIVTGGNGTHIRLWDAVSGEVQGFLNQKDFNTPVAFNPQYPSVMLAESGDSLYHYDLYSDEHIAIEKSAQVSHSSLVYNFAGDHFLISNFSGGIQLWREGDQEWEEIWENQLDSNQVTSLNFSPDGQYFLTATNRHWVPEVLKIIPEKRDQPYNQQGFPAVLRRVDDFTTVQQYGSSADKAVFSPDGKYVATNETYGLSVYNRQTARELFHISDAGNGVFEIATCLAFSPNSQSVVVGFTSNVIRQYNLQGKLIRQYEGHLSAIRAVSFSPSGQFLISGSNDNTAKIWNTQTAAEMATLMAVGKEDWLVTTPEGLFDASEGAMEHLYYVAGIEVIALDQLKDRYYEPGLLAKVMGFAEGPIRKVSDLDNQELALYPDLVEAKLLDDQISVQLTKRSGGIGPVSLILDDDIEIATDVNPERKANFTINLQQYAKHFIPGEINKLSLVFFNADKWLPSPPHHINYVPGSKGKDTPNLISLNDRSDQAISNTLYALVVGTSDYKGTQLDLKFPDLDAAAYKDMLQISAAGLFGNRMQIKLLSTAKGNTRPSKTAIRAALMEFAAKAEPKDVLIVYFSGHGATWPENDPSSQFYFLSIDNENFDLANPVNRQLALAQDSLQAWIRSVKARKRILILDACNSGEVVKQLDLGAKGSTLNTDQRRALERMKDRGGFFVLAGSAADMKSYEDPRFGHGLLTYSLLNNMPKVAAGDKNNYIDVGKLFQEVRDDVPKLAAALNKIQEPKLIGMEDFSIGIIKNDTKYKLPTAKKIIISSDFSNKKRLDPLKFKAEFNSQLEAMLANPELPFAYYPTDKAQGLHYFINGEYEVIATTAKVTAYLYKSDQENELETFNVEGSSTNVKALVEQVLVKVKEALAKLK from the coding sequence ATGAAAAAAATCACACTGCTCGCCTTATTGCTTGTACAAAATCTCGTTCTTCTTGCCCAAAAACCACAATTGGTGCCACCCATGGGGCATTCTTATATCGTTAGTGAAGTGGCCATTTCTCCCGACGGAAAATACGTCTTGACTGCCGGAGGCTACCCTGATAATACCGTTTTGCTTTGGACTGAAGGAGGGCAACTGCTGAAAATTCTTGACGGACATCAAAACAATGTTTCTGATGCAGAATTTTCAGCAGATGGCAAATACATATTCACCCTGGAATCGAAAACCAGGACACTCAACCTTTGGGACAATCAAGGAAAAAAGTTACGAAAACTTCCTGATTTAGATATTTTGGCCGTTTGCTTCTCTACGGATAGCCAGCATGTATTGGGTGGTGATTTTGATGGAAATATCAAACGTTTCGACCTCAACGGAAAGCTTGTTCAAACCATCAAAGCAAGTGACCGTGAAATCAATAAGGTGATTTGTTCCAAAGATGGCCGATACCTTGCAGCAGGAGACTATGGGGGCATTATTCGAATCTTTAACCAAGCAGGAGAACTGCTCAATACGCTGGATGGACACGGTCAATACGCCATCAATGCGCTTGCTTTTTCGCCAGACGGGCAAAAAATCCTCTCCGGGGGGTACAATTATAAAGTTAGGCTCTGGGATTGGCGGAACAACAAGGTCATCAAGGAAATAGATCAACACCGTACCGTAATCAGTACTGTTGCTTTCTCCCCAGATGGCGCATATCTAGCCACTGCGGGATCGAGTGAGAATGATGTTTTCCTTTGGGATAAGCAGGGTAATCTTTTGCAGAAATTTCAGGAAGATCGCATCAACGATCTGGATTTTACACCTGACGGAAAGGCCCTGTTGATGGCTCCCTGGAGCAAGAGTGCCAAAAGTTACGATTTAAATGGACAGCACATTAACAGTTATAGCAATGATGCTTCTCCTGTAACCAGCGTGGGCTTTTCACCCTTTGCGCCCGATTCCATATTCATCGTCACGGGTGGAAATGGTACACACATTCGGTTATGGGATGCGGTTTCAGGAGAAGTACAAGGTTTTCTGAATCAAAAAGATTTCAACACCCCCGTTGCTTTTAATCCCCAATATCCCAGTGTAATGCTTGCAGAATCCGGCGATTCACTTTATCACTACGACCTGTATAGCGACGAACACATTGCCATTGAAAAGTCCGCGCAGGTTAGTCATTCTTCCCTGGTTTACAATTTTGCCGGAGATCATTTTCTCATCAGCAATTTTTCAGGTGGAATACAACTCTGGAGAGAAGGCGACCAGGAATGGGAAGAAATATGGGAAAATCAACTTGATTCCAATCAAGTGACCAGTTTAAACTTTTCTCCTGACGGGCAATATTTTTTGACGGCTACCAATCGGCACTGGGTACCGGAAGTCCTGAAAATCATCCCCGAAAAAAGGGATCAACCCTACAACCAGCAAGGCTTTCCCGCTGTATTGCGCCGGGTCGATGATTTTACAACCGTGCAACAATATGGATCCAGTGCCGACAAGGCTGTTTTTTCCCCTGATGGAAAGTATGTCGCTACCAATGAAACTTACGGTTTAAGTGTATACAACCGACAAACAGCTCGGGAATTATTCCACATCAGCGACGCCGGCAATGGGGTATTTGAGATAGCTACTTGCCTTGCTTTTTCACCAAACAGTCAAAGCGTTGTGGTGGGATTTACTTCCAACGTAATCCGTCAATACAACTTACAAGGCAAACTCATCCGCCAGTATGAGGGCCATTTAAGTGCCATTCGCGCTGTATCTTTTTCTCCTTCCGGGCAATTTCTGATTTCGGGCAGCAATGACAATACAGCCAAAATCTGGAATACCCAGACCGCTGCGGAAATGGCTACGCTAATGGCGGTGGGTAAAGAAGACTGGCTGGTCACCACCCCTGAAGGGCTGTTTGACGCCTCGGAAGGGGCTATGGAACACTTGTATTACGTAGCTGGTATAGAAGTCATTGCCCTTGACCAATTGAAAGACCGGTATTACGAACCCGGTTTGCTGGCTAAAGTGATGGGCTTCGCCGAAGGCCCCATCCGTAAAGTAAGCGACCTGGACAATCAAGAATTGGCCCTTTACCCGGATTTGGTTGAGGCAAAGCTTTTAGACGATCAAATCAGCGTACAACTCACCAAACGCAGCGGTGGAATCGGCCCCGTAAGTCTTATATTAGACGATGACATTGAAATAGCTACCGATGTCAACCCTGAACGAAAAGCCAACTTTACCATCAATCTGCAACAATACGCCAAACATTTTATTCCTGGCGAGATAAACAAACTGTCACTGGTCTTTTTTAATGCAGATAAATGGCTGCCCAGTCCTCCACATCACATCAATTACGTGCCCGGTTCAAAAGGCAAAGACACCCCCAATCTTATCTCGCTCAATGATCGATCTGATCAGGCCATTTCGAATACGCTTTACGCGCTGGTTGTAGGGACTTCTGATTACAAAGGCACCCAATTGGATCTTAAATTTCCAGACTTGGATGCTGCAGCCTACAAAGACATGCTCCAAATTTCCGCTGCTGGCTTGTTTGGCAATCGGATGCAAATTAAGTTGTTGTCCACAGCTAAAGGCAATACCCGGCCAAGCAAAACCGCCATTCGGGCTGCCTTGATGGAATTTGCAGCCAAGGCAGAGCCTAAAGATGTATTGATCGTTTATTTTTCTGGTCATGGTGCCACCTGGCCTGAAAATGACCCCAGCAGTCAGTTTTATTTTCTGAGCATTGACAACGAAAACTTCGATTTAGCCAATCCGGTTAACCGGCAATTGGCTCTCGCTCAGGATTCGTTGCAAGCCTGGATTCGGAGCGTAAAAGCCCGCAAGAGGATTCTTATTCTGGATGCTTGTAACTCAGGAGAAGTGGTCAAACAGCTGGATCTGGGCGCTAAAGGATCTACCTTGAATACAGATCAGCGCAGGGCATTGGAACGCATGAAAGACCGGGGCGGTTTTTTTGTTCTGGCGGGTAGTGCCGCAGACATGAAAAGCTATGAGGATCCTCGTTTTGGGCATGGCTTGCTGACTTACAGCCTTTTAAACAATATGCCCAAGGTGGCGGCAGGTGACAAAAACAACTACATTGATGTGGGGAAACTGTTTCAGGAAGTGCGGGATGACGTACCCAAATTGGCCGCTGCATTGAATAAAATCCAGGAACCCAAACTCATTGGTATGGAGGATTTCAGTATTGGCATCATTAAAAACGATACCAAGTACAAACTGCCTACGGCAAAAAAAATCATCATCAGTTCCGATTTTTCCAATAAAAAAAGATTGGATCCCCTCAAATTTAAAGCAGAATTCAACTCCCAATTGGAGGCCATGCTGGCCAACCCGGAATTGCCTTTTGCCTATTACCCCACCGACAAAGCGCAGGGCCTGCACTATTTCATCAACGGAGAATATGAGGTAATTGCCACCACCGCAAAAGTGACCGCTTACCTCTACAAAAGTGACCAAGAAAACGAACTCGAAACCTTTAACGTGGAAGGCAGCAGCACCAATGTAAAAGCACTGGTAGAACAAGTCCTTGTCAAAGTGAAGGAAGCACTTGCCAAACTAAAATAA
- a CDS encoding tetratricopeptide repeat protein, which yields MPRIIIVFCFFCLIQHCVAAQERSFGTLPLINKPGIVLASSGSKKIDSVQYRRVLNIYNRLVQARGDFRFPVPSFNLVAEERRVAGIDYDQLNIVLEEKALGVCNSFGADADAAIAFLLAHELTHYYEKHAWRSGFADENKDLKISVEMNKLADDAANETEADYLGGFLAYSAGYGLFQRGAEIIQGLYKAYGLKNEIAGYPSLSDRQALSRRTAERLANLVDLFEMANLLSATGKHNLAYEYYRYLLLEYQSREIYNNLGVTVTLSTMEEIGTQKYRYPLEMDLESSAQKAAMLSPGDPRVQEKFRQAILHFDAAISMDPNYAPAYLNKATVYALMGDLVRARFYANVEARQASKTGNYPKVAQDIDVLMGIIEARSNNVKGAQALFTKADKAGSALAKINLRVLLKQPPLKEIPAGGLWLDAEKIENFSLDEVARDLRVDPKKTIMVKSRMEFLQTPPIGTASTVFVNLVNNDQKTIFHLTEPGYTGKTARKIGLGDPRANVVKVYGEPARSLETPRGQIMVYQNILFIIGKDGKLERWANYQ from the coding sequence ATGCCTAGAATCATCATCGTTTTTTGCTTCTTCTGCTTGATACAGCATTGTGTCGCAGCGCAGGAACGCAGCTTTGGCACCTTGCCACTTATCAACAAACCGGGGATAGTTCTGGCCTCCTCGGGTTCCAAAAAAATCGACAGCGTTCAGTATCGCCGTGTTTTGAACATCTACAACCGCCTGGTACAGGCCCGGGGAGATTTTCGTTTTCCCGTGCCCAGTTTTAACCTGGTGGCAGAAGAGCGTCGGGTAGCGGGCATCGACTACGATCAACTCAATATTGTGCTGGAAGAAAAAGCCTTGGGGGTATGCAACAGCTTCGGCGCGGATGCCGATGCTGCCATTGCTTTTTTATTGGCGCATGAATTGACGCATTATTATGAAAAACACGCCTGGCGCAGTGGTTTCGCCGATGAAAACAAAGACCTGAAAATTTCCGTGGAAATGAACAAACTGGCCGATGATGCGGCCAATGAAACCGAAGCTGATTACCTCGGCGGCTTTCTGGCTTATTCCGCCGGATATGGCCTGTTCCAGCGCGGAGCTGAAATCATCCAGGGCTTGTACAAGGCTTATGGACTCAAAAATGAAATCGCAGGATATCCCAGTTTGAGCGACCGCCAGGCCCTGAGTCGGCGTACTGCAGAGCGGCTTGCCAATCTGGTTGACCTGTTTGAAATGGCCAATTTGCTTTCCGCCACTGGCAAACACAATCTCGCCTACGAATACTATCGCTACCTTTTGCTAGAGTACCAAAGCCGGGAAATTTACAACAACCTGGGCGTTACGGTAACGCTGAGCACCATGGAAGAAATTGGAACGCAGAAGTACCGGTATCCGCTTGAAATGGATCTGGAAAGTTCGGCTCAAAAAGCAGCCATGTTAAGTCCCGGAGACCCCAGAGTTCAGGAAAAATTTCGTCAAGCCATTTTACACTTTGATGCGGCCATCAGCATGGATCCCAATTATGCCCCGGCCTACTTGAATAAAGCTACAGTTTATGCCTTAATGGGCGACCTGGTTCGGGCCCGCTTTTACGCCAATGTAGAAGCCAGACAAGCCAGTAAAACCGGAAATTATCCCAAAGTAGCCCAGGACATCGATGTACTCATGGGCATCATTGAAGCACGCAGCAACAATGTAAAAGGGGCTCAAGCTTTGTTCACCAAAGCCGACAAAGCGGGCAGCGCCCTGGCCAAAATCAACCTGCGCGTTTTGCTCAAACAGCCCCCTTTAAAAGAAATTCCTGCTGGCGGCCTGTGGCTTGACGCCGAAAAGATCGAAAACTTTAGTTTGGATGAGGTTGCCCGTGATTTGCGGGTTGATCCCAAAAAAACGATCATGGTCAAAAGTAGAATGGAGTTTTTGCAAACCCCGCCCATCGGCACTGCCTCTACCGTATTTGTTAACCTCGTAAACAACGATCAAAAAACCATTTTTCACCTGACGGAACCCGGCTATACCGGCAAAACCGCCCGTAAAATTGGCCTTGGAGATCCCCGCGCCAATGTGGTGAAGGTGTATGGAGAACCCGCGCGCAGCCTGGAAACTCCCCGTGGGCAAATCATGGTGTATCAAAACATCCTTTTCATCATTGGAAAAGATGGCAAGCTCGAACGCTGGGCCAACTATCAATAG
- a CDS encoding LysM peptidoglycan-binding domain-containing protein — translation MSLKDKYQSALDFAKEHGAEMENFHEEDGNIVFNGTVPTPFVRNAIWDKLKSINGLSKDDAAPSEVKANIKVSDDSVYHRHTVVAGETLGKIAKHYFDDASKYVAIFEANKDILKNPDLIVVGQVLSIPNP, via the coding sequence ATGTCATTGAAAGACAAGTACCAATCAGCCCTTGATTTCGCCAAAGAACACGGCGCAGAAATGGAAAACTTCCATGAAGAAGACGGTAACATCGTATTTAACGGTACGGTTCCAACTCCATTTGTACGCAATGCCATCTGGGACAAACTGAAGTCAATCAACGGACTGTCGAAAGACGATGCTGCTCCTTCCGAAGTGAAGGCCAATATCAAAGTCAGTGATGACAGTGTTTACCACCGCCACACTGTGGTTGCGGGCGAAACTTTGGGCAAAATTGCCAAGCATTACTTCGATGATGCCAGCAAATACGTGGCCATTTTTGAAGCCAACAAGGACATCTTGAAAAACCCTGATTTGATCGTAGTCGGTCAGGTGTTGAGCATTCCTAATCCATAA